A region of Benincasa hispida cultivar B227 unplaced genomic scaffold, ASM972705v1 Contig159, whole genome shotgun sequence DNA encodes the following proteins:
- the LOC120068945 gene encoding cytochrome P450 71AU50-like, whose protein sequence is MAWLWIWILIIPLVMPLTLVKIFLNKHSKKLPPGPKGFPIFGSLHLLGNLPHRDLHKLSQKYGPIMHIKLGVVPTIIVSSPNAAELFLKTYDHIFASRPLTNATNHLFYGQKNFGFSKYGPYWRNMRKMCTHELFSIRKVASFEPMRRNEVGLLVEDLKEAARSQVVVNLSTKVLYAVRDMTCLMVFGKKYVEDKEIMDEKSFHDAVKEIVQLAVTPNLGDFIPCVAWLDLQGINRRAKSFRCMFDGFLEKIIEEHLESKNENKTQDFVDVLLGLMGSQNNEYQIDRSTIKALILEMVIAAMDTSATNIEWAIVELIRHPHIMKKMQQELQEVVGLHRMVLESDLDHLKYLDMVVKETLRLHPPIPLLVPHESLEDCTMTNGFHIPKQSRIIVNVWAIGQEPTVWNDPQKFFPERFIDTQVDVKGKDFELIPFGSGRRGCPGMHLGLTVVRLMLAQLVHCFLWELPDGVLPNQLDMTEEFGLTCPRAQHLMVTPIYRLTI, encoded by the exons ATGGCATGGCTTTGGATTTGGATCCTTATCATTCCCCTCGTAATGCCTCTCACTCTTGTCAAAATCTTCCTCAACAAACACTCCAAAAAGTTACCTCCTGGTCCAAAAGGGTTTCCCATTTTTGGTAGCCTTCATTTGCTAGGAAACCTTCCTCATAGAGATCTTCACAAACTCTCTCAAAAATATGGCCCCATAATGCACATCAAATTAGGAGTTGTTCCTACAATTATCGTTTCATCGCCCAATGCAGCCGAGCTCTTTCTCAAAACTTATGACCATATTTTTGCTAGCCGCCCACTTACAAATGCAACCAACCACTTGTTCTATGGCCAAAAGAATTTTGGCTTCTCCAAGTATGGTCCTTATTGGCGAAATATGCGAAAAATGTGCACACACGAACTGTTTTCGATTCGAAAGGTCGCTTCGTTCGAACCGATGCGAAGAAACGAAGTTGGATTATTGGTTGAGGATTTGAAAGAGGCTGCAAGAAGTCAAGTTGTGGTGAATCTTAGTACTAAGGTCTTGTATGCTGTTAGGGACATGACATGTTTGATGGTTTTTGGGAAGAAATATGTTGAGGATAAGGAGATAATGGATGAGAAGAGTTTTCATGATGCTGTAAAAGAGATAGTGCAATTAGCCGTGACTCCTAATTTGGGGGATTTTATTCCTTGTGTTGCTTGGCTTGATCTTCAAGGAATTAATCGTCGAGCAAAATCGTTTCGTTGCATGTTTGATGGCTTCCTAGAGAAGATTATTGAAGAACATCTTGAATCTAAGAATGAAAACAAGACTCAAGATTTTGTAGATGTTTTGTTGGGTCTAATGGGATCTCAAAATAATGAATATCAGATTGATCGTTCCACCATCAAAGCCTTAATCCTC GAAATGGTGATTGCAGCAATGGATACATCAGCCACCAATATTGAATGGGCAATAGTTGAGCTCATTAGACATCCAcatataatgaaaaaaatgcaACAAGAATTACAAGAAGTGGTTGGTTTACACAGAATGGTATTAGAATCTGACTTGGACCATCTAAAATACTTGGACATGGTTGTTAAAGAGACTCTAAGATTACATCCACCAATTCCATTACTAGTTCCTCATGAATCTCTTGAAGATTGCACCATGACCAATGGCTTCCATATTCCTAAACAATCGCGTATAATAGTGAATGTATGGGCCATCGGACAAGAGCCAACGGTTTGGAATGACCCACAAAAGTTCTTTCCTGAAAGGTTCATTGATACTCAAGTGGATGTGAAAGGAAAAGACTTTGAATTGATTCCATTTGGGTCTGGACGAAGAGGTTGTCCTGGAATGCATTTGGGTTTGACCGTGGTTCGGTTGATGTTGGCTCAGCTTGTGCATTGCTTTCTTTGGGAACTTCCAGATGGTGTTTTACCTAACCAATTGGATATGACTGAAGAATTTGGTTTGACTTGTCCTAGAGCTCAACATCTTATGGTTACTCCTATTTATCGTCTAACAATTTGA